AGGATTCTTGCCCGATGTCAGCCGCGCTATTTTTTCGCCGGCGCTAACCAAGTGCAGGCGTTTGGTCTCATGACAGGTGAGTGGTCTCTCCGAAATAGATTCAGGCGCGAAAGGGAATCGTAACCGATGAGCTTTGAACAAACGCCGGCAGACGGGTCTGCCATCCAGCAGTCGGGCGAAACGATCATTCTGGTCGAAGGGCTGGAGAAGCAATATCCGCGCAGCCCGGTCAAAGCCGTAAACGGCATCGGCTTTGCGGTCGGGCGCGGCGAAGTCTTCGGGCTGCTTGGCCCGAACGGCGCGGGCAAGACGACGACCATCGGCGTGCTGACAACCCGCGTGCTGCCGACGGCGGGGCGCGCGACCATCGCGGGCGTTGATGTCGTCGCCGACCCGGTCGGCGTGAAGCCTTATATTGCCGTCGTGCCGCAGCGTAACAACCTCGACCGCTCGCTGACGGCGATTGAAAACCTGACCTTTCACGCCGCTTACTTCGGCATCCCTAGAAGCGAGCGCACCGAGCGCGCCACGGAATTGCTCAAGCAATTCGGGCTCGGCGAGCGCGCCAAGGATAAGGTAGACAAGTACAGCGGCGGCATGGCGCAACGCTTGTTGATCGCCCGCGCCTTGATGCATTCGCCGCGGGTCTTGTTTCTCGACGAGCCGACGACGGGGCTCGACCCGCAGGCGCGTTTGTTTTTGTGGGAGATGATTCAAACGCTCAACCGTCACGGGCTGACGGTGTTTATGACGACGCACGACATGGAAGAGGCCGAGCGCCTTTGCCATCGCGTCGCCATTATGGATCACGGCAAGGTACTGGCGCTCGACACGCCGGCCAACCTGAGCAAGCTGGTGCCCGCGGGAACACGCGTCGAGCTGCGCGTGCATCGCAGCCCGTCGCTCACCGAAGAGAAGAAGGCGGCGATTCTCTCTGAGGTCCGCGCCCTCGACAGCGTCACCGAAGCCGAATGGACGACCGCGCGAGCGCAGGCCGCACCCGCCGCGGGCGGGCCGCCGCCCTGGGTGATGGCGATGATGGCCGGCGGGCAAGCGAAGCCCGCCGCGGGCGCCATGCCGCCGCCTGCCGACGAAGACCCGATGCTGCGGCTCTATGCGGTGCGCGGCGGCGACGTGGCGGTCAAGGCGGCGCAAGTCATGGTCAGCAGCGGTCTTGAGCTGGCCGACCTGCATCTGGCGCAGCCGAGCCTCGAAGACGTCTTCATTCATTTAACCGGAAAGGGGCTGAGAGATTGAGCGCGACGACTCTACCGATGACGCAATTCGCGCCGCGAGGGCGGGCGCGCATGATCGCGACGGCTTTCATGCAACTGCTCTGGCGCGACCTCTGGGTGACGCTGCGGACATGGCCGACGTTTCTGGCGATGACGCTGTTGCAGCCGATCTTCCTGCTATTCACCTTCGGGCGGCTGCTGCCGATGCTCGGCCAGGCGAATACCGGCTACGGCGTGCTCTTCCTGCCGGGCATCATCTCGTTCACCACTGTGTTGACGTCGATGCAGGCGGTGTCGATGCCGCTGGTGATCGAGTTCGGCTACACGAAAGAGATCGAAGACCGGCTGCTGTCGCCGCTGCCTGTACAGTTGGTGGCGGTGCAGAAGATGATTTTTGCGGCGATCCGCGGGCTGGTGGCGGCGGCAATGGTCGTGCCGCTCGGGCGCTTGATTCTAGGCGGCAGTTTTCAGATCAGCCTGGAATACTGGTGGCTGCTGATTATCGTCGCGGTGCTGGGCGCGCTGGGCGGCGCGGCCCTGGGGCTGGTAATGGGAACCGCCGTGCAGCCGGCGCAGATCGGCTTGATGTTTTCGGTGGTCTTGACGCCGATGTTGTTTACGGGATGTATCTATTATCCGTGGGCGATGCTGAATAACATCCGCTGGTTTCAGGTCGTCACATGCATC
The sequence above is a segment of the Blastocatellia bacterium genome. Coding sequences within it:
- a CDS encoding ABC transporter ATP-binding protein; amino-acid sequence: MSFEQTPADGSAIQQSGETIILVEGLEKQYPRSPVKAVNGIGFAVGRGEVFGLLGPNGAGKTTTIGVLTTRVLPTAGRATIAGVDVVADPVGVKPYIAVVPQRNNLDRSLTAIENLTFHAAYFGIPRSERTERATELLKQFGLGERAKDKVDKYSGGMAQRLLIARALMHSPRVLFLDEPTTGLDPQARLFLWEMIQTLNRHGLTVFMTTHDMEEAERLCHRVAIMDHGKVLALDTPANLSKLVPAGTRVELRVHRSPSLTEEKKAAILSEVRALDSVTEAEWTTARAQAAPAAGGPPPWVMAMMAGGQAKPAAGAMPPPADEDPMLRLYAVRGGDVAVKAAQVMVSSGLELADLHLAQPSLEDVFIHLTGKGLRD
- a CDS encoding ABC transporter permease, whose product is MSATTLPMTQFAPRGRARMIATAFMQLLWRDLWVTLRTWPTFLAMTLLQPIFLLFTFGRLLPMLGQANTGYGVLFLPGIISFTTVLTSMQAVSMPLVIEFGYTKEIEDRLLSPLPVQLVAVQKMIFAAIRGLVAAAMVVPLGRLILGGSFQISLEYWWLLIIVAVLGALGGAALGLVMGTAVQPAQIGLMFSVVLTPMLFTGCIYYPWAMLNNIRWFQVVTCINPITYASEGFRASLVPAMPHMAIWLIILGQLVFLALFGYFGMRGFMRKAID